GGTCAGGCCCTGCTGGGCGTTGCGGTGATCCCGGAGGACGGGCGCACCGTGGTGACCGCGCTGCTGTTCACGAGCCTGGCGGTCGCGATCGCCATCAACGTGCTGGCCGATCCGCTGGCCGGGGTGCTGGACCGGTTGGCGTTCTCCCGGTCGCCCGCGCTGCGTGCCGACCGGGCGGCGTTGCGCAGCACCGAGGCCGCGCTGCCCCTGCGGTCCGAGAGCTCCCTCGACGGCGTCGACGACGAGACATTCGCGCGCCTGACCCGGCGGGCATTGGGCCACTACGCGGACCTGAGCAAGCTGGTGGCCAGTCCCTTGACCGCGCTGCCGGTGATCGGTGAGCGCCTGGCCGCCCGCGGCGCACCCGACCAACCGCTCGAGCGCGCCAATGAACTCAAGGCCGTGCTCGCCGACCGCATCGCCGCACTCAAACCCCGCGACGGCCGCGAGTTCGGAACCACCGAGGAGTGGAGGTACTACAACTCGCTGTACTTCCCGTACGTCGTCGGGGTGCGCGCGTACGCCCAGAATGCGACCGCCGCCGGTTTGGATCCCGTCGCGCGGCAGGCGTGGCAGTGGATGGTCACCGACGTGCCGCAGCGCTCTCTGCACAACTGGCAGAACGCCGCCGCGAGGGTGATCGCGGCGGACCTGCGGGCACCCGCCACAGTGTCCAGCGAGTGATCTGGCAGTGGTTGGCAGTGCGGGTGGTCGATCTGGCAGTGGCCGCTGAGCAGCATTTCTCCTGTAAGCAACCCACGATCACAGGAGATCGCAATGACTGCCACCACCACCAGGACCACCCCGGACCAGACCGACTCCCTGCTGCGTCTGGCCCTCCGATTGGACGCCACCCTGACCGGCATCTGCGGTCTGGCCGTGGCGGCATTCGCCGGTCCGCTGGCTGAGTTGACCGGGCTGACGTCGACCATCACCTACGTCCTCGGCGCCGCGCTGGTGCTCTACGGCGTGGTGGTCTACGGCTTGGCTGGTCTGCGTCTGCTGCGCCGCGCGGGCATCGGCGTGATGATCGCGAACCTCGTCTGCACCGTGGGCGCGGTGTTGGTCGTGGTGGAGGGCCTGGCGCCGCTGACCGGAGTGGGTGTCGCGGTGGCGCTGGCCTCGGCGGTCTACACGACCTTCTTCGCCGCGTGGCAGTACCTCGGAGTGCGCCGTCTGGCGTGACTCCCTCCGCCCGGTGCGGGGTGTGCCGTCGCAAGAGGTTACGGCGCTGCACCCCCGCACCGGTTTCTGCGGTGTGTGGCGTCTGGCGCCGGTCAGACTCCACACATCGCTTCAGAGTTTGCGCAGGCACCGTTCCGGCCCGGAGATTTTCCCATCGCCCACCTCTGGGCGAATTTCGTCGGGGATCCGCCGAGCACGCATCCACGTACAGAATTCGGCCTCGGAACCGTACGCCAGTGCACGCTGGGCGCAGATCCGACACCTGCCCGCCTGCGATGTGTGGAGTCTGGCGCCGGTCAGGCGCCACCGGGCCACTTAGAGTTTGCGCAGGCGCAGGCGGTTGATCGAGTGGTCGGAGTCCTTGCGCAGCACCAGCGTCGCGCGCGGGCGTGTCGGCAGGATGTTCTCGATCAGGTTGGGCCGGTTGATCGAATGCCAGATGTCGCGCGCAGCGAACTCGGCCTGCTCGTCGGTCAGCGTGGCGTAACTGTGGAAGTGCGACTGCGGGTCGGCGAACGCGCCGGCACGCATCGACAGGAACCGCGAGATGTACCAATGCTCGATGTCCTCGATGCGGGCGTCGACGTAGACCGAGAAGTCGAACAGGTCCGAGACCATCAGCGTGGGACCGGTCTGCAGGACGTTGAGACCCTCGAGAATGAGGATGTCAGGGTGGCGCACGGTGTGCTTCTCGTCGGGCACGATGTCGTAGATCAGGTGCGAGTACACCGGTGCGCAGGCCAACTCCGCGCCGGACTTCACCGTCGTGACGAAGCGCATCAGGGCTCGTCGGTCGTAGCTTTCCGGAAAGCCCTTGCGGTGCATGATGTTCCGCCGGGACAGCTCGGCGTTCGGGTAGAGGAACCCGTCGGTGGTGACCAGGTCCACCCGCCGGTGCGGTTCCCAGCGGGCCAGCAGGGCCTGCAGCACACGCGCGGTGGTCGACTTTCCCACCGCGACGCTTCCGGCCACACCGATGATGAACGGCACCGGACGGTCCGGATTCTGCTGCGGTTCGCCGAGGAACTCCGCGGTGGCCGCGAACAGTCGCTGACGCGCTGCGACCTGGAGATGGATCAGCCGCGCGAGCGGCAGATAGACCTCTTCGACCTCGAGCAGATCCAACTGCTCACCGAGGCCGCGCAGTCCGAAGAGCTCTTCTTCGGTCAGCTTCAGCGGCGTGGACATACGGAGGGAGCGCCATTGCGTTCGGTCGAACTCCACATAAGGGCTCGGCTCGCTCAGCCGCGACATGGCGTTCAGTCTTACAGCACGCGCTGAGCGGTCGCCGTGTGGGTAGCGTTGAGCGTCATGGAACCCGCCACCCTGATCCGCGAGTACCTGTTGCTCGGCCTGCGCTTCGATCGCATCGAAGAGGGCTACGTCGACTCGTTCACCGGCGATGCGGCGCTGCGCCGCATCGTGGCCGACGAGGCCGCACCCGCCCCCGCCGACCTCACCAGGCAGGCGCAGCGCCTCCTCGACGCGCTGCCAGGAGTCCCCCGCCAAGACGGATTCGACGAGACCCGCGCGGCGTATGTGGGCGCACATCTGCGTGCATTGGAGTGCGCGGGACGCAAGTTCGCGGGGGAGGAAGTCGGGTTCGTCGACGAGGTCCGCGACTACTTCGACGTCGAGATCAGCAAGGGTGACGAGGACCGCTACCGCGAGGCGCACGCGCGCCTCGACGACGTGCTCGGCGGCGCGGGGCCGCTGGCCGAGCGCATGGAGGCGGACCGGCGCAACGACGAGATCCCGCCCGAACGTCTCGGTGAGTGCATCGAGGCGTTCTCCAGCGCGCTGCGGGACCGCGTCCGCGCCGAGTTCCCTCTGCCCGACCGCGAGACCGTGGTCTACGAGATCGTGACCGACAAGCCCTGGTCGGGGTTCAACTACTACCAGGGCGACTACCGCTCAACCGTCGCCGTCAACGCCGACCTGCGGCAGCAGATGTCGAACCTGCCGTCGCTGGTGGCCCACGAGTCCTACCCGGGTCATCACACCGAGCACTGCCGCAAGGAGGCCGGCCTGGTCGAGGGGCTCGGTCAGCAGGAACAGACGATCTTCCTGGTCAACACCCCGCAGTGCCTCATGGCCGAGGGCCTGGCCGACCTCGCGCTGTACGCCGCGATCGGCCCGGAGTGGGGCAGCTGGGCAGCCGAGATCTACGCGGACCTCGGCCTGCGGTTCGACGGCGAGCGCGCCCAGGCGATCTCCGCGGCGCGGGCGACGCTGGCCGACGTGCGGCAGGACGCCGCGCTGATGCTGCACGACGAGCACCGCGACATCGACGACGTCGTGGCGTTCGTGCGCCGCTGGCTGCTGGTGGACGACACCAGGGCCCGGCAGATGATGCGATTCCTGTCGTCGCCGCTGTGGCGCGCCTACACCAGCACCTACGTCGAGGGCTACCGCCTGCTGCGGCCGTGGCTGGACAACCGGCCGGCCGGACAGAGCCTGACGCAGCGGTTCGGTCGGCTGCTCGATGAACCGCTGATCCCGTCGGCGCTGCGGGCCGCGGCCTGACGCACTCCGAACGCGGAGTTTGGCCTACCAGGCTCGCGGATTAGGCTGACGGGCATGACTGCAGACTCCACCGCGACAGCCTCCTCCGCAGCCCCCGGCGCCGAGTACGCCGCGACGGCGAGTGTGGCCTACCGAGCCGCGCTGGAGGTCATCGAGTCGGTGGAACCGCGCGTTGCCGCGGCGACCCGCAAGGAGCTGGCCGACCAGCGCGATTCGCTCAAGCTGATCGCCAGCGAGAACTACGCCTCGCCAGCGGTGCTGCTGACGATGGGCACCTGGTTCTCCGACAAGTACGCCGAGGGCACCGTCGGCCACCGGTTCTACGCCGCCTGCCAGAACGTCGACACCGTCGAGGCGCTGGCCGCCGAGCACGCGCGCGAACTGTTCGGCGCGCCGTACGCCTACGCGCAGCCGCACTCGGGCATCGACGCCAACCTGGTCGCCTACTGGGCGATCCTGGCCACCCGCGTCGAGGCGCCGGGCCTGGCCGAACTGGGCGCTAAGCACGTCAACGACCTGTCCGAGGCGGACTGGGAGAAGCTGCGCGCCAAGCTCGGCAACCAGCGCCTGCTGGGCATGTCGCTGGACACCGGCGGCCATCTCACGCACGGCTTCCGGCCCAACATCTCCGGCAAGATGTTCCACCAGCGTCAGTACGGCACGGACCCGAAGACCGGCCTGATCGACTACGACGTCGTCGCGGCGGCGGCCCGGGAGTTCAAGCCGCTGGTGCTCGTCGCGGGCTACTCGGCCTACCCGCGCCGGATCAACTTCGCCAAGATGCGTGAGATCGCCGACGAAGTTGGCGCGACGCTGATGGTCGACATGGCGCACTTCGCGGGTTTGGTCGCCGGCAAGGTGTTCACGGGCGACGAGAACCCGGTGCCGCACGCCCACGTCACGACCACGACCACGCACAAGTCGCTGCGCGGTCCGCGCGGTGGTCTGGTGCTGGCCACTGAGGAGTACGCACCGGCGGTCGACAAGGGCTGCCCGATGGTGCTCGGTGGCCCGCTGTCGCACGTCATGGCGGCCAAGGCCGTCGCGTTGGCCGAGGCCCGTCAGCCCGCGTTCCAGAGCTATGCGCAGGCCGTCGCCGACAACGCGAAGGCCCTGGCCGACGGCTTCCTCAAGCGCGGTGGTCAGCTGGTCACCGGCGGCACCGACAACCATCTGGTGCTGCTGGATGTGACGTCGTTCGGCCTGACGGGCCGGCAGGCCGAGTCCGCGCTGCTGGACGCCGGCATCGTCACCAACCGCAACGCCATCCCGGCCGACCCGAACGGCGCCTGGTACACCAGCGGCATCCGGTTCGGCACCCCGGCGCTGACCACGCGGGGCTTCGGCGCCGACGACTTCGACCGCGTCGCGGAACTCGTCGTCGAGGTGCTGTCCAACACGCAGCCCACGAAGGTCGACGGTCCCGCTGGGCATTCCAAGGCGAAGTACACCCTGGCCGACGGCACTGCCGACCGCGTGCACGCCGCGAGCGCGGAACTGCTGGCCGCCAACCCGCTGTACCCGGGCTTGACGCTCTGACCTGATCGCGAAGCCGGGCGTGGGGACTTTCGTCACCAATGTGGCGACACCCCCTGCCCCGATTTCAAGGAACATGTGAACCCGGGTTACAGTTAGTTTCATGGCTGAATTTCCCATTGCCAACGCGCTGACGCTGGAACTCGAGCCGGTGGTCGCCGAGAACCTGCAGCGTCACCTTGACACTGCCGAAGAGTGGTTCGCGCACGACTACGTGCCGTTCGAGCAGGGTGAGAACTTCGCCTTCCTCGGTGGGCGGGACTGGGATCCGTCGCAGCAGACCCTGCCGCAGCCCGTGGTCGACGCCCTGGAGATCCTGCAGATCACCAAGGACAACCTCGCCGGCTACCACCGCGAGATCGTCGAGCACTTCATCCTGGACTGGAAATGGGGCCGCTTCATCGGCCGCTGGACCG
The DNA window shown above is from Mycolicibacterium confluentis and carries:
- a CDS encoding DUF885 domain-containing protein — protein: MEPATLIREYLLLGLRFDRIEEGYVDSFTGDAALRRIVADEAAPAPADLTRQAQRLLDALPGVPRQDGFDETRAAYVGAHLRALECAGRKFAGEEVGFVDEVRDYFDVEISKGDEDRYREAHARLDDVLGGAGPLAERMEADRRNDEIPPERLGECIEAFSSALRDRVRAEFPLPDRETVVYEIVTDKPWSGFNYYQGDYRSTVAVNADLRQQMSNLPSLVAHESYPGHHTEHCRKEAGLVEGLGQQEQTIFLVNTPQCLMAEGLADLALYAAIGPEWGSWAAEIYADLGLRFDGERAQAISAARATLADVRQDAALMLHDEHRDIDDVVAFVRRWLLVDDTRARQMMRFLSSPLWRAYTSTYVEGYRLLRPWLDNRPAGQSLTQRFGRLLDEPLIPSALRAAA
- a CDS encoding glycine hydroxymethyltransferase; amino-acid sequence: MTADSTATASSAAPGAEYAATASVAYRAALEVIESVEPRVAAATRKELADQRDSLKLIASENYASPAVLLTMGTWFSDKYAEGTVGHRFYAACQNVDTVEALAAEHARELFGAPYAYAQPHSGIDANLVAYWAILATRVEAPGLAELGAKHVNDLSEADWEKLRAKLGNQRLLGMSLDTGGHLTHGFRPNISGKMFHQRQYGTDPKTGLIDYDVVAAAAREFKPLVLVAGYSAYPRRINFAKMREIADEVGATLMVDMAHFAGLVAGKVFTGDENPVPHAHVTTTTTHKSLRGPRGGLVLATEEYAPAVDKGCPMVLGGPLSHVMAAKAVALAEARQPAFQSYAQAVADNAKALADGFLKRGGQLVTGGTDNHLVLLDVTSFGLTGRQAESALLDAGIVTNRNAIPADPNGAWYTSGIRFGTPALTTRGFGADDFDRVAELVVEVLSNTQPTKVDGPAGHSKAKYTLADGTADRVHAASAELLAANPLYPGLTL
- the coaA gene encoding type I pantothenate kinase, whose translation is MSRLSEPSPYVEFDRTQWRSLRMSTPLKLTEEELFGLRGLGEQLDLLEVEEVYLPLARLIHLQVAARQRLFAATAEFLGEPQQNPDRPVPFIIGVAGSVAVGKSTTARVLQALLARWEPHRRVDLVTTDGFLYPNAELSRRNIMHRKGFPESYDRRALMRFVTTVKSGAELACAPVYSHLIYDIVPDEKHTVRHPDILILEGLNVLQTGPTLMVSDLFDFSVYVDARIEDIEHWYISRFLSMRAGAFADPQSHFHSYATLTDEQAEFAARDIWHSINRPNLIENILPTRPRATLVLRKDSDHSINRLRLRKL